The Neodiprion lecontei isolate iyNeoLeco1 chromosome 6, iyNeoLeco1.1, whole genome shotgun sequence sequence CGATCGAAGACCCCTTCCAAAATCAACCATGAGACTGAGATTAACGTAAAGAGGCTGGAGTGAAAGTGCGTCTCGCAAGTAAAAGTAGTTCTGCACGCTACCGAGGCGGTAGATTCATAATATACAGGTATCAACGTCCTTTACGTATATGCTCCGACTCGTTACGGTAAATCGAAATCTAGTTCCTGTATAACTATTTCATCCTGATCTCCACGCTACCCGTTAAAATGACGAAttgagaaatttgaagaatttcccgtaatttgaaaacgatTTATCACACGAGctgaatcttgcatttcgtaTCGTCGATACACATAGAACAGGGACTTAAATAAACATTATAAACGCttacttaaatttttctttttttattagaaATCATTTATATAGAGAAAAAGCAGGAAAAcacttataaaaaataaacgtacgAAAATAGTCAACAATACACAGTATAACATAAACAAATTCGTCCTATTTACATATGAATATAGTTTTTAAATTACTGCGGCTGTGCGGGTGCTGAGTACGTTTAGTCGATGCCGGCCGCAGGTTGGAAAACGCCAGTGgagtgaggggggggggggggggggtatatataatcaatttatttctcgGTAAAAGTATAAATGTGCTCAGGTAATtgtctttctcttcttcttaccactctttttcaaataatcattTACGAAGTATTATTCTCTCCAGAGGGTTTTTCTCCGATACTCGTTGTAGGCATTGCCATAATGGGCCTAGTTACTTGTTTTGTCAAGCAGAGGGGTATTTGAGGAtacgtatttttgttttcgttccAACTTTTAcgtagatttttttaaattaagaTAGTTGCGGTTTTCTTGTATGGCGTTGAAATTTAGATGGTGATAATTTGACACATAGCCGAAGTTTAGTGCCAGCCTTTACCGTGTCCACCGGACGAAGTGTGATGGAAAACGTGCTTGTAAACTGGCACGTGAACTGGGTACGGCTTGGCAATTGGAACGGGGAATTTCTTCTCGACGTATACCGGGTAGGGCTTTTCAACGACGAAGGGTACCTGTCCggatgcagaaaaaaaaaataataacaacattGCAGTTAACACGAGGTGATTAAAATCTCAAATTACCTCTagaaattctgatttttttttttttattttgtttgttctcGATTGCTTACGTGTTTCTCGACGGTGTATGGCTCGGGCTTTTCAACCGGAATTTCAACGTGCTTTATAACTTCCACGGGGTAGGGATGAGGGACCTGAACCTGGACATTGTACGGTTGGGGTATGGGGATCTTGATTTCTTGAGGCACTTGTACCGGCACGGGATGAGGAATTGGTATGGCTGTTGAAAAGAAGATGTGCGAATGATTAATCGATCGACGAAGAACCGAAAGTTGATAATTAGCACAGAATTGGATGAACACTTTTTTCATGCAATCGATTTGCACATGTCAATGAATGCAAGCCGGTGTCAGACTTACCATACTTCTTGTAGATGGGAATGTGCACGGTTTTTGTCTTTTCTTCGTAGGTTGACTTGCCGTGATCTTCTTCGTATCCACTGGCGCTGACCACCGTGGCAAGGGCCAAAAGTCCCAGAGTAAAAATCtagaatttaatcattttccTCATTATACGATCGTGGATTTGAACGAATTcttgaatttattcaattttagcGTTATTGATGTTAGTGAAATTTGGCCgtcaatatattttcatcaaatatttatccgGACACGAGTCTACCGTAAtgcttacaattttattcatgtTTGTAAATGTGCGGGGGATGTGCTGACGCAAGGATTCAAGTGTTGAATGTCGTCAGGGGGCGAGATTTCAGCTTATATACTTGGATCGAATCTACCACCTTTCACCAAAAGCCTGCGGTAtgatatacacatacacacactcCTCTTCCGTTCTGACACATGTAACTTGGGGATTGGTCAATACCTACACATTTTCTACAACACTCGAGACTCTGGCTCACAGATGCTGCTTAGATAGCGATTTGAAAGGAAGTCCATTGTACAAAGCTGAGCTCTGTCTTTTTTACATCGTAACTTTGTAAAGCAACAGTTTTCTGTTTCTGCTCTCATTCGGCATACAAaacctttgaaattttaccgGTATGACTGAATTTAAGTAACCTGAaccaaaaattaatttcaacggCTGTTGTaaactaattttaattatagtATATCGGTGTATCTTAAactatatatacctatgtagaCATACCAAAACTATATCGCTTTATTATGATTgacaattttctcatttctctcTTTTGGTAGAAAAATTCTGGACTTTCGTTTGATCTCcttatttgaaaaaacgatATGTACAATATACTTGAAAAGTAAAAGGACGCGAAAGGTCTAGGATAATATGTTATTGACGCCGTACACTCGCCTCTCGCTAAGGTACAAAGAAATCTCCCCGCGGCTGAGTAGGTATTACGCTTTTACACCGGAAGTGATTTGTTGAGTTTGCTCAAACAATATCGACGTTCCCGGCCCTTATAAACTCGTATTTGTAATTGTTACGAAATTTGTATCACAAAAATCAATCACCGTTGAAACTAATTCTATAGAtacatttgtataattttttcctacgAAAAAAGTAGAATCACATTGACTGAACTCTTCTTCGAGTGCTTGGTATCGAGTTTCATGGTTTTTTTAAAACGGACAATAAATTATCCAATGCTTTTAAcagagtttgaaaaagttttcttccTTCGTCCCATCTGGAAGTACGTGACGTCTCGCTGAGCATGTGGTAGATCGGACAATAAGCATGTATCGCATGGTTCGTTGTGCCGTGTAAAATGCTTTGCTCACTCTTCCGGGTGTCGTAGGTGAAACTCTTCACTGGTTGGAAATTGGATGGGGAGGTTATTAATTACAGAGTAAGAGAGTCTGTCTGGCGATGCGTTGCAATTTATTAACTGAAGCGAATCAGAATCACGAAGCATTTTTCACACCATACATGCATATCGAGTACAGTACCTACTTTTCACTTTAAGATCTAATAAAAGTTATAGGTATTCAAAAATCGATGTTTACACGTAGCGCACGATCGTTAATTATAATGTTTGCACAGTTGGAAAGTAATTTGACAGTGATTGAAGCGGTTTTTAACTAACGCCCTTtcgtcgagttataaatatCAATACCTAATCTTGAATACAATCACACGAATGATGAATCGATCGTCGTTTGAAAACAGTTTCCATCCGTAGGTTGGTTAGCTATTGAAAAAAGGCGATGCAGGTTGAACGAATTGCCGGAGTTGTTAATCTCAGACCGTTCATAATCCATTAGTTCCATACTTATATGTGCTGCTCATTCCAGCGCGTTGGCTAACTTCCGGTAAAGTGTACGTGAACGCCTTGCGCTAACCGACAATATTAGGTAtaggtaattatttttactgatTCGAATGCAGCTTGAGGCGATTGGAATGGGGAAGGTATTTCAAATGTGTGGATGACGTAAATAACAGGTGATAGTAACCTTTCGAATTGTTCGTACCATTATCCGGTGTAGCTTTGACTTTCACTGGGAAAACTTCCTTTAAAAAGatggcaaaaataaaaaataaataaaaaactgcGAAACAGCTATTTCATGTGCACTtagattttttccttcctcttGTACTGTACGTGGATTTATCTCTTGCCGAATCATGGGCAAATAAGCAACTCCTCAAATCGTGCAGATAATTGAATGCTGGCCGAATCTTATTATCCAGCATCGAGCGAAGAAGGAAACCAATTGATTGTCTCCAGATGCAGGCATTTCGGCCAGAGAATCGAGTTTGGGTCAATTTGTGACGTGTGATGCGGTTACGCTCTGTTATCCCCGAGACATTTGCCTTGACGACGACGAAGCTTTACGGTTTCACCCCGCAGACAGCAGCATATATCTACCGTGATTTTAAAAAGCTAGGAGTTTCTTCACGCGGTGAAATGAATCTACGAGTTGTTGCGACATTCTTTTTGTGTATCCAGATATATACACCATATACTGGTGTATAACATTGAATTTAACGGTGAATGTTAAAAGGACTAAAAAACGCGTTTGCTGTCTGCAAACTCCACCTGTGCAACGACAGGTTTATTATATCTCTTATACAGCCTGTACTAATAAAGAATGGACCGACAGTTTTTAAACTTGAGTCAATAATAAGGCGATTAGTCGAGAATTTACTAATCGTCAGTGCGCGCTTTTATTACCTTTTtaggtaattattttttttcatcttagcGCGAGTCAGGTATGAGAGacgagattgaaattttttaactcggAACGCACTTCTTGCTCACAACGCGAATACTTTCGCCGTGCGAAACTAAGCAGCTGCAGTACTCGCGGTAAGGCGATCAAAATCttcttgttttgtttttctacttTTCTTCACAAGCTATTTTATGGATAACGACCCACGTTAGTCATTTGCTTCTCGCAAAAAACAGTTATTACAAATTCGCGATTTCCTGATTCGatcctattttttttctggtcAAGGAACTAATGCGGTAATGGTTATGTgataaaaatcttaaaaattgCATCCAGCAGGTGATTAATCTcgtggaaacttttttttgtatttacgGTTTATCATTTcaaacaaaacaaataatGTACAGTTATTAATACTTATACATCTATGAAAATATACTAGCTTCGATTATCATtagtttaaatatttaaatacacCATGTAACAGAACAATGCGTGAcggaaaaatctgaaacggTTAAATGTGAATTGTAAAACGTCACACTTGCTAATTGTGTAAGGAGAAGCGTATTCTGACGCTGAACTTGTTGACCTGCGTTGCATTTTCCTTTCACATAACTGACTGTTTTTCACTCAATGTCCCTTGCTACTGTGAACGATGGTTTTGTATACGGGAATTTTGATCGGGAATCGCTTGATGACTGGCACCGGAACGTGTTTGTAGACCTTGAACGGCACGGGCTTTTCCACCTTGTAAGGAATAATTTTCTCCACCGGAGTTGGCAC is a genomic window containing:
- the LOC107218304 gene encoding uncharacterized protein LOC107218304, which translates into the protein MNRIVILLGIAGWCQGSGWEIGGHGGLSLGEISVGGHGHELPAISLDESSLGGHGGGWDLGGHGGWDSGFSIGGGGHAGHGLHVIPVVKEIGVPVVKPVEVKIPHPVIQTVPQPYPVAVHVSQPVPYEVRSSRKKQLVPNFTRNSVAGDQKRRDEGRKEGANSGGENYSLQGGKARAVQGLQTRSGASHQHIPRTFTNMNKIIFTLGLLALATVVSASGYEEDHGKSTYEEKTKTVHIPIYKKYAIPIPHPVPVQVPQEIKIPIPQPYNVQVQVPHPYPVEVIKHVEIPVEKPEPYTVEKHVPFVVEKPYPVYVEKKFPVPIAKPYPVHVPVYKHVFHHTSSGGHGKGWH